TACCGTCTCCAAACCGGTCCATGACCAGGGGATTCGGTATGTCTGGGTCAAAAAATGGAGCAACCGCTGGCGGATCTACGGAGCCTCGCCGATGGTGGTGCAGACGGCCAATCCGGCAAATAGAGTTTCCCTGGACAGCATCCGGGTCGAGGGCGATCTGGGTTTGCGGACCAGGGTAATGTTCAATCAGCAGGAGTTCGGGCAGACGCTAAGGCGGGAGGATATGCCCATATTCTACCAGGGGGCGGAGGTTACCTTGACGGTCTGGGCCAGCCTGGAGCAGGCTTCCGATTCCTGCTGGGCTTTTATGCACCGAAGGGTTTTGCAGAACGGGGTGATGGATCATCTGCGGGTGCCGATGCTGAGACAGGGCACTTTTGAATTCAGATACAGCTGGAAAGTGGATGCGATCACTGCGCCGGTGGTGCGGCATGCGGCAATCGATGTGCTGCTGGGTTCTACTCTGTTCGGCGACAGTACTGCCGAATATTCAGCCTGCATCTGGACCACGCCTTATATTGTGACAAATAACGACAGTTTGCCAAAATAATAACCGGGGCGAAAGGCCCCGGTCAACAATAAAGAAATAATTATGATATGAATGAGGTCATAGTGTACGAAGCAGAATGGATCGTTGGTCCCAGCTGGATCAACCTGGAAAAAAAGCTGCATGAACTGGCCGGCAAGCATAATATACAGATCCAGATAACCGGAAAACAAATGACCCTGATGTGCCAGCGGCTGGACTACAAAATATCAGGCCCCCGCCAGAGCCTCAGTTTGTTCAATAAAAAGCTGCTGGGCGAGGGCCATGTAAAATTTATAGGGGTAGGCTAAAAATTATTTCCCGGGTTCGTTCTGGCCGGTCATCTTGGACATGCCGTCGAAGAACACGTCATTGTCGATGATGATCCCCCGGCTTTTTATATCGCCCATCATAACCGAGCCGCTTTGCAACTCAACCTTGCTGGCGGCTGTTATGTTTCCCACCACCTTTCCGCCGATGATGGCATCCTTGACCCTGACCTCGGCTTTCACCAGGCCGCCCTTGCCGACCACCAGGGTCCCATCGGTTTCCAGCTGGCCCTCAAATTCCCCATCAATCCTGATCCCGGATTCGGCCTTCAAGCTTCCGTTCCACTTGGTATCCTTGGCCAGGGTGGTGCTTAGCGGACCGCCGCCGATCTCTACTTTCTTATCCATCGATATTGTTTCCTTTTTGTTGGGGTTTGATAAATCAAACCCTTACATTATCTATCAGGGCACGGCAAAAGCACCCTGGGTTTATTCTATCTCGGTTATGCCCACTTCATAATTTTCGTCGTTGACCCGCATCACGAAATGGCGCTGAGGATGGCCCTCGGGCGATGGCACCCCTGCCTTCAATGATTCCTGGCGGGCTTTTTTCTTTAAAGGATCCTTCTGGACGGCGAAGTATTCCTTGGCTACCGCCGGGTAGAGGGCGTAGGACAGGATGTCCTCCTCCTTGTCGGAGATGCCTTCCATTTCCTTCTTGCATTTCTCCCATTCCGGGGCGATATGGTTGGCCGGTCGGTCGGTGATGGGCTTCTCGTCGCCGATGGCCTTTTTCATTACCACCGGGTCGATGGGGGCCGGGGTCTTGCCGTATAATCCTTTGCAGAGATCCTTGACCTCCTGGATTATCATCTTGTATCTTTCGCCGCCCAAAACGTTGAAAGTGGCCTGAGTGCCCACGATCTGCGAGGTGGGGGTCACCAGGGGAACGTAGCCCAGTTCGGCCCGAACCTTGGGTATCTCCTTCAGCACCGCCTCGAACTTGTCCGATGCATTCTGCTTTTCCAGCTGGCTGACCATGTTGGTCAGCATTCCGCCCGGCACCTGGTAGACCAGGGCCCTGACGTCCACCCGCTCGGCCACCGGAGTGATCAGGTGCTGATAGGCGGTGTCCTTGATCTCCTGGAAATACTCGGCGATCTCCAGGAAGTGCGATTTGTCCACCTTCAGTCCGAATCCGCTGTTGTCCAGCATCTCCACCATGGTCTCGGTGGGCGGCTGGCTGGTGCCGGAGCCGAAGGGGGATATGGCGCAGTCCAGGATATCGGCGCCGGCCTGGGCGGCGGCAAAGTAGGAGGTGGGGGCCATCCCAGTGGTGCAGTGGGAGTGCAGGCACACCGGCAGCCCCACCTCGCTTTTCAGTTTGCCCACCAGTTCTTTGGCCGAGGCCGGGGAGATCAGCCCGGCCATATCCTTGATGGTGATGATATCGCAGCCCAAGTCTTTAAGCTCCTGGGCGAATTTCACGAATCCATCAATAGAATGCACCGGACTCAGGGTGTAGCTGATGGCACCCTGGACGGTGGCCCCGGCCTTCTTGGCGGTGACAATGGCTTTCTCCATGTTGCGGATGTCGTTCAGGGCGTCGAACACCCGGAAGACATCGATCCCCAGTTCGGCGGCCTTCTTTATGAAGTGTTCCAAAATATCGTCGGCATAATGCTTGTAGCCCACCAGGTTCTGGCCCCGCAGCAGCATCTGGAGTTTGGTCTTCTTGGCGTGCTTCTTGAATATCCGGATGCGGTCCCAGGGGTTCTCGTCCAGAAAGCGCAGCATGGTGTCGAAGGTGGCGCCGCCCCACATCTCGAATGACCAGTAACCGACCTGGTCCATCTTCTCGATCATGGGGATCATGTCCTCGGTGCGCATCCGGGTGGCGATCAGGCTCTGGTGGGCATCCCGGAAGGCGGTCTCGGTGATGTTGACGGTATGTTTTTCCGGGCCGCCCTTTTTTATATCGGATCTCTTTTCCGGTTTCTTGGGCATGTTATCACCTCATGAAAATTACAGCGTTAAGACAAAAAATATAAACCGATCAGGCCAGCACCACCAATACTTCTCCGGAACTGACAGTCTGCCTTTCCGCGACCCTGATCTCCGCGATCTTGCCGGCCAGATGGGAGGAAATGGCGGTCTCCATCTTCATGGCCTCCAGCTTCAGCAGGACATCGCCCTCCTTGACCTCCTGGCCCACCTGGCACAGGATCTTGATGACGGTGCCGGTCATCGGGGCCTGGACGGCCTTCTGTCCGGCGGCCACGGCCGGGGCGCTGGGAGCGGACGGTGGCGCCGCCACCACGGCCCGGGGAGCGGCTTGTGCCGACAGGGGAGGAGAGGAGGGTCTTTTCCCTACTTCTTCCACCTCGACCTCGTAAGCCTTGTTGTTGACCTTGACGATATACTTGCGAGACATAGCATCCTCTATTTGATTTAAAAATTGTCTGGTTGTCGTCATTGCGAGGTTTGCTGTAAGGCACTTCTTGCGAAGCAATCTAATAAAACAGATCGCTTCGTCAGAGATACAATCAGACAATCTCGCGATGACTTGAGCCTAATAACTGATAACTATTAACTAAGATTACTTGCGCCTGTAGCCGTTCATGATTGCCTGCCTTCCAAACAAGCCCCACAGGTTGATTCTGTTCTGCTGCACCGGCCTGGCGGAGACCACCTGGAAGTCCAGCTGGTCATCCTTGAGGTACTGCCCCAGAGCGGCAGCGATGGCGGTCTGGACCTCGGGGGGGATCTTTGATTTTATGGTTTTGTTCATCAGAGCATCCTTGGCTTATTATGGTTGCTTGATTGTCATCCTGAGGTTTCTTTTCAACTTGGCTGGGCGTTGGATGACAACTGTCACCCGTTCAATTTGCCGGGCATGAAGTCTGGCTCAGGGTGACAAAAGAGTTGGATCATTAGCCTGGCCTGACGATACCACAACACTCCTACAGCGGAATGTTGCCGTGCTTCTTGGCCGGTGACTGTTCGCGCTTGGTCTTCAGGATGGCCAGGGCCGAGACGATCCTTCCCCGGGTCTCCTCGGGAGAGATCACTGCGTCCACGTAGCCGCGCTTGGCGGCCTCGTAGGGGTTGGAGAACATGGTCTCGTACTCGTCTATCAGCTCCTGGCGGCGCTTATTCTTGTCCTCGGCGGCCTCGATTTGTTTGCGGAAGATAACATTGACCGCGCCGGAGGCTCCCATCACCGCTATCTCGCTCTGGGGCCAGGCCAACATCAGGTCCGATCCCAGGTCCTTGTTGCACATGGCGATGTGGGCCCCGCCGTAGGATTTGCGCAAAGTTACGGTGATCTTGGGCACGGTGGCTTCGGAGTAGGCGAACAGTATCTTGGCGCCGTGGCGGATGATGCCGCCGTGTTCCTGCTGTTTGCCCGGCAGGTAGCCGGGGCAGTCCACGAAGGTCACCAGCGGGATGTTGAAGGCGTCGCAGAAGCGGATAAAACGGGCAGCCTTGTCGGACGAGTTGATGTCCAGGCAGCCGGCCATCACCAGGGGTTGGTTGGCCACGATGCCCACCGTCTGTCCGGCGATGCGGCCCAGGCCCACCACTATGTTGAGGGCAAACAGCTGGTGCACCTCCAGGAAGTCACCGTTGTCCACCACCCGGGCGATGATGTCCTTGACGTCGTAGGGCATCTTGGGATTGACCGGGACGATATTGCGCATCTCCATGTCCGGGCCTGCGGGCTGGTCGCCGGTCTCGGCCACCGGCGGGTCCTCTAAATTATTGGCCGGGATCAGGGTGATCAGCTTGCGGACCCCGGCGAAGCAGTCCTCCTCCGAGGGATAGATGAAATGCCCGTTGCCGGAGACGGCGTTGTGGGCCTGGGCCCCGCCCAGTTCTTCCAGCCCCACGTCCTCGCCCATCACCGCCTTGATGACCTGCGGCCCGGTGATGTACATGTTGGAGACCTTGTCCACCATGAACACGAAATCGGTTATGGCCGGGGAGTAGACCGCGCCGCCGGCGCAGGGGCCAAGTATCACCGAGATCTGGGGGATGACCCCAGAGGCCCGGGTGTTG
The sequence above is a segment of the Candidatus Edwardsbacteria bacterium genome. Coding sequences within it:
- a CDS encoding polymer-forming cytoskeletal protein yields the protein MDKKVEIGGGPLSTTLAKDTKWNGSLKAESGIRIDGEFEGQLETDGTLVVGKGGLVKAEVRVKDAIIGGKVVGNITAASKVELQSGSVMMGDIKSRGIIIDNDVFFDGMSKMTGQNEPGK
- a CDS encoding pyruvate carboxylase subunit B; amino-acid sequence: MPKKPEKRSDIKKGGPEKHTVNITETAFRDAHQSLIATRMRTEDMIPMIEKMDQVGYWSFEMWGGATFDTMLRFLDENPWDRIRIFKKHAKKTKLQMLLRGQNLVGYKHYADDILEHFIKKAAELGIDVFRVFDALNDIRNMEKAIVTAKKAGATVQGAISYTLSPVHSIDGFVKFAQELKDLGCDIITIKDMAGLISPASAKELVGKLKSEVGLPVCLHSHCTTGMAPTSYFAAAQAGADILDCAISPFGSGTSQPPTETMVEMLDNSGFGLKVDKSHFLEIAEYFQEIKDTAYQHLITPVAERVDVRALVYQVPGGMLTNMVSQLEKQNASDKFEAVLKEIPKVRAELGYVPLVTPTSQIVGTQATFNVLGGERYKMIIQEVKDLCKGLYGKTPAPIDPVVMKKAIGDEKPITDRPANHIAPEWEKCKKEMEGISDKEEDILSYALYPAVAKEYFAVQKDPLKKKARQESLKAGVPSPEGHPQRHFVMRVNDENYEVGITEIE
- a CDS encoding biotin/lipoyl-binding protein; amino-acid sequence: MSRKYIVKVNNKAYEVEVEEVGKRPSSPPLSAQAAPRAVVAAPPSAPSAPAVAAGQKAVQAPMTGTVIKILCQVGQEVKEGDVLLKLEAMKMETAISSHLAGKIAEIRVAERQTVSSGEVLVVLA
- a CDS encoding methylmalonyl-CoA carboxyltransferase; protein product: MSEKTIEQIIKALEDQKAVICDADGKRAAKQHDKGKLSARERLDLLLDPQSFVEFDAFVKHRCDNFGMDKVEIPADGVVTGYGTIEGRPVFVFSQDFTVTGGSLGEAHALKIVKMQDMALKMGVPVIGINDSGGARIQEGVDSLRGYGMIFFRNTRASGVIPQISVILGPCAGGAVYSPAITDFVFMVDKVSNMYITGPQVIKAVMGEDVGLEELGGAQAHNAVSGNGHFIYPSEEDCFAGVRKLITLIPANNLEDPPVAETGDQPAGPDMEMRNIVPVNPKMPYDVKDIIARVVDNGDFLEVHQLFALNIVVGLGRIAGQTVGIVANQPLVMAGCLDINSSDKAARFIRFCDAFNIPLVTFVDCPGYLPGKQQEHGGIIRHGAKILFAYSEATVPKITVTLRKSYGGAHIAMCNKDLGSDLMLAWPQSEIAVMGASGAVNVIFRKQIEAAEDKNKRRQELIDEYETMFSNPYEAAKRGYVDAVISPEETRGRIVSALAILKTKREQSPAKKHGNIPL